In a genomic window of Barnesiella propionica:
- a CDS encoding phosphodiester glycosidase family protein, giving the protein MKSKYSLTLLTVSCIIFSSFATTTWKLQNVEYSVDTLSHVLIGPGTTQTSLSLNGPVKLRVFYTTTDLTDPNVNIKVIMAKDNLTSNVTVPNMPASQNDTENIYFAGVNADFIGGMGPVGTTCVNGEFYKSYKGTGWYAIGIDKDKHLYSGAPYTTFKLVSPNAGQASIKAINAVRSDNELILYTSRKGSTTGTKGTGVEVGAVPVDGALKSDGTTKMRVTVAPVKNNGNMSIPENGFVLSGTGFTADIIAKMKAGEEFEVTPTIYFDNVIKTDITEMCGGCPMLLQNGKILETQGLLDHLPNREPRTAVGYNSDGTQIILLVVDGRQPGVSVGVPSKDLAAIMHNLGCVEALNFDGGGSSTLYVKELGVRNIPSEGNLRAVKNGLFITSPATQDKTIAKIRFADYMKVVNYNDTYSPVIYGYNAQGLLIDTNVEDIILSCSSELGTIQENGTTVLCNGTGTHMLTASLGALTTTIPVTVKHGSDAVEPVPDNDVNLYPNPVKSGEQAYLSLNCNAEIHIYNANGQLINNIKNENQETLLALPTQSLTPGFYTVSVTNKTARKIIKLIIK; this is encoded by the coding sequence ATGAAAAGCAAATATTCTTTGACATTACTTACAGTAAGCTGCATCATATTCAGTTCTTTTGCTACCACAACTTGGAAGCTCCAAAATGTAGAATACAGCGTAGATACCCTGTCACATGTGCTTATTGGTCCCGGAACTACACAGACAAGCCTGTCGCTCAACGGCCCTGTAAAATTACGCGTATTCTATACGACCACGGACCTGACCGATCCTAACGTAAATATAAAAGTAATCATGGCAAAGGACAACCTGACAAGCAATGTAACAGTACCGAATATGCCGGCTTCGCAAAATGATACGGAGAACATTTATTTCGCCGGCGTGAATGCCGATTTCATCGGAGGTATGGGACCGGTGGGAACAACATGCGTAAACGGAGAATTTTATAAGAGCTATAAAGGGACCGGATGGTATGCCATAGGTATTGACAAAGATAAACATCTATATTCCGGAGCCCCTTATACGACCTTTAAATTAGTATCTCCAAATGCGGGACAAGCTTCCATCAAAGCCATCAATGCCGTACGCAGCGATAATGAATTAATATTATATACCTCACGCAAAGGAAGCACCACCGGAACGAAAGGAACCGGAGTAGAAGTCGGCGCTGTTCCTGTAGACGGCGCCCTGAAATCGGACGGAACCACCAAAATGCGCGTAACAGTTGCTCCGGTGAAGAATAACGGAAATATGTCTATTCCGGAAAATGGATTTGTCTTATCAGGGACCGGATTTACCGCCGATATCATAGCAAAAATGAAAGCCGGAGAAGAATTCGAAGTCACTCCAACCATATATTTCGATAACGTAATAAAGACGGATATTACAGAAATGTGCGGAGGATGTCCTATGTTATTACAAAACGGTAAAATACTGGAAACACAAGGTTTACTGGATCATCTGCCCAACCGGGAGCCGCGTACGGCTGTAGGTTATAATTCGGACGGCACTCAAATAATTTTACTCGTTGTAGACGGCCGGCAACCGGGAGTATCGGTAGGTGTACCTTCGAAAGACCTGGCTGCGATCATGCATAACCTGGGATGTGTAGAGGCTTTAAATTTCGATGGAGGAGGTTCTTCCACTTTATATGTAAAAGAACTGGGTGTACGGAATATCCCCAGCGAGGGAAATCTGAGAGCCGTAAAGAACGGTCTTTTTATTACGTCTCCGGCCACCCAAGATAAAACAATAGCAAAAATCCGTTTTGCCGATTATATGAAAGTAGTTAATTACAACGATACTTATTCGCCTGTTATATACGGTTACAATGCACAAGGGCTTTTAATCGATACAAACGTAGAAGACATTATCCTTTCGTGTAGTTCGGAATTGGGAACAATCCAAGAAAACGGTACTACCGTATTGTGCAACGGAACAGGAACCCACATGCTAACTGCGTCATTAGGCGCATTGACAACAACAATTCCTGTAACTGTAAAGCATGGATCTGACGCTGTTGAACCGGTTCCGGATAATGACGTGAATCTATATCCTAATCCTGTAAAGAGTGGAGAACAAGCATATTTGTCTCTCAACTGCAACGCCGAAATCCATATCTACAATGCAAACGGACAATTGATAAACAATATAAAAAATGAAAATCAAGAAACCTTGCTCGCACTACCGACACAATCTTTAACTCCGGGTTTTTACACGGTATCGGTAACAAATAAAACGGCAAGAAAAATAATAAAACTAATAATAAAATGA
- a CDS encoding DUF6259 domain-containing protein has protein sequence MIMKRVYIFILVFLMNIAAVWGQANGTQIAETDSTLIMQNSKVRIEFPKGKIFDISKFSLNGKELILNKGNNTIPWTLTYKGPQGENPVLFPSHGEYTGWSKEKKDGHMAISFHWNMRLTYDDLVPVIMIISIPDDSDLVHWDIQAGTPEGWLVSNTQFPRVTVGRPEKAKLITSAGWGAEYDLKNPQVYTSSYPSVTGSMQLLLLHNSDGSLYYATQDRNACGKDLRASVSDNNVTLLTDVVASEGWSNHQSKTFSLPWSTVIGYSNLGWQDAATKWYRPFTFTTEWGNKPLASRNIPQWLLDTDTWIRAKGVSDTVRNAVKKAIDLYGKNTFVHWYFWHHYPYDTHYPDYFPAKAGFADMIAEVQRRGCHTVPYINGRLWDPASDSYSTLNGISASCRKPDGMLYTEIYPTSKVLNTVTCPASELWQGIITDLVIKIQKELKTNGVYIDQIAAAAPQPCWATNHGHARGGGDYWHKSYRHLMDSLRNHHLEPGNILISEENAECYIDMFDLLLTVNSPHDGCRIVPLFPIVYSDRLITAAYTYSPTDRVNRGDFLYQTMQCFLYGSQLGWVDPTLLMKDEAKREADFLKELSNLRKKQHDVFVGGRYIKEIIPGGDNPMVNVPGFGKMNVVAGSEWITANGKRVQYYVNMDNTDHEIVLPDSNKITVKALQGIRINL, from the coding sequence ATGATAATGAAACGAGTCTACATATTCATTCTTGTCTTTCTCATGAACATTGCTGCAGTATGGGGTCAGGCCAACGGCACACAGATTGCCGAAACAGACTCGACCCTAATTATGCAGAACAGTAAAGTGAGAATAGAATTTCCCAAGGGTAAAATTTTTGATATTTCTAAATTTTCCCTCAATGGGAAAGAATTAATATTAAACAAGGGAAATAATACTATTCCCTGGACTCTTACATATAAAGGTCCCCAGGGAGAAAATCCCGTACTTTTTCCATCTCACGGAGAATATACCGGATGGTCAAAGGAAAAGAAAGACGGTCACATGGCAATCTCTTTCCACTGGAATATGAGACTTACCTATGACGACTTAGTACCTGTAATAATGATCATTTCCATACCTGACGATTCGGATCTTGTCCATTGGGATATTCAAGCAGGAACTCCCGAAGGTTGGTTAGTAAGCAACACTCAATTCCCCCGGGTAACCGTCGGCCGGCCCGAGAAGGCCAAATTAATAACTTCAGCGGGCTGGGGTGCAGAATATGACCTGAAAAATCCTCAGGTATATACATCGAGTTATCCTTCGGTAACAGGTTCTATGCAATTATTGCTGCTCCATAATTCCGACGGATCGTTATATTATGCAACACAGGATAGAAATGCCTGCGGTAAAGACCTAAGAGCGTCCGTAAGCGATAATAACGTTACTCTTCTCACCGATGTAGTTGCTTCGGAAGGATGGTCGAATCATCAAAGCAAGACCTTTTCCCTTCCGTGGTCAACCGTTATCGGGTATTCAAATCTCGGATGGCAGGACGCTGCAACAAAATGGTATCGTCCGTTTACGTTCACTACCGAATGGGGGAACAAACCTTTAGCTTCGCGCAATATACCACAGTGGCTATTGGATACAGATACCTGGATACGGGCTAAAGGAGTAAGCGATACAGTAAGAAACGCTGTAAAAAAAGCCATAGACCTCTACGGAAAAAACACATTTGTCCATTGGTATTTCTGGCATCATTATCCCTATGATACTCACTACCCCGACTACTTTCCCGCAAAAGCAGGTTTTGCAGATATGATAGCCGAAGTACAAAGAAGAGGATGCCATACGGTTCCTTATATTAACGGAAGATTATGGGATCCGGCAAGTGACAGCTATTCGACCCTGAACGGAATATCGGCTTCTTGCAGGAAACCGGACGGAATGCTCTATACCGAAATATATCCGACATCAAAAGTATTGAATACCGTAACTTGTCCGGCATCCGAACTGTGGCAGGGAATAATAACCGACCTCGTCATAAAAATCCAGAAAGAATTAAAAACCAACGGTGTCTATATCGACCAGATCGCTGCCGCCGCCCCTCAACCATGCTGGGCGACTAATCACGGACATGCCCGGGGCGGAGGCGATTACTGGCATAAATCATACCGCCACTTAATGGATTCACTCCGTAACCATCATTTAGAACCGGGAAATATACTTATCAGCGAAGAAAATGCCGAATGTTATATTGACATGTTTGACTTGTTACTTACAGTCAACTCTCCGCACGACGGATGCAGAATAGTACCTTTATTTCCTATAGTATATTCCGACAGACTTATAACAGCGGCCTATACTTACTCTCCTACCGACAGAGTAAATCGCGGGGATTTTCTTTACCAGACTATGCAATGCTTCTTATACGGTTCTCAATTAGGATGGGTCGATCCTACCCTGCTAATGAAAGACGAAGCCAAAAGAGAAGCTGATTTCTTAAAAGAACTCTCCAATCTACGTAAAAAGCAACATGACGTTTTCGTCGGAGGAAGATACATAAAAGAAATCATACCGGGAGGAGATAATCCTATGGTAAACGTTCCCGGATTCGGGAAAATGAACGTTGTAGCGGGGTCCGAATGGATTACCGCAAACGGAAAGAGAGTCCAATATTATGTCAATATGGATAATACCGACCATGAAATAGTATTGCCCGACAGCAACAAAATCACGGTAAAAGCTTTGCAAGGGATCAGAATTAATTTATAA
- a CDS encoding RagB/SusD family nutrient uptake outer membrane protein: protein MKKTILYSLITIFFIAMGFSSCSDFLDQTNPAYDAEGFYSTEAGLKEGVTGIYPLLYFDMNWLVPACIVLDHYTAYGLEQDENKSIGAGGTLNPDNGKIQTFWSGEYKIIARANSVINGAKDAIAMMSDTAKQFYAEARVLRAYAYYNLVSAFGDVPFFTAPVTPEQYTAGRTPKGDIIDFLIEDLNEAADHLPWTGGERGRVDKSVAYGLIARIGLFGGSFNISNKGASYFREAASAASKVMGKRHLAKNFSDLFNLSGQAKSDVRDELLWELMYSTNGTKKLHTVGYGHSSRNYGSSVRFPSSLIVDTYECIDGKRIDESPLYDPKHPTRNRDPRFNATLAGHGDTVNYTNTDGQNPLKLILNIYDDKTQFYPRKGKWYNAANVDVVTTSPSLVNNGVGYLWRKYADENTEQLMSSSSNLALMRYAEILLTYAEAKIELNELNDSVYSAINEVRKRVGMPLVPDAIKGDQNKLRQLVRRERKVEFVLEGLLFVDVRRWGIGDMLNEHPTYGQPKPEIRYEGLEATDIPYFKTDDRHDLNDIPSYEGYKDKLRVRDRNRYWEPKFTWWPIPRLETNRDPNLTNPDY from the coding sequence ATGAAAAAGACAATATTATATAGTTTGATAACTATCTTTTTTATAGCCATGGGATTTTCTTCATGTTCCGATTTTCTCGATCAAACCAACCCGGCCTACGATGCCGAAGGTTTCTATTCGACAGAAGCAGGATTAAAGGAAGGAGTAACAGGTATTTACCCTCTTTTGTATTTCGATATGAACTGGCTGGTACCGGCTTGTATCGTTCTTGACCATTATACGGCATACGGGCTCGAACAGGACGAAAACAAATCCATCGGAGCAGGAGGAACATTGAATCCGGACAATGGTAAAATCCAAACATTCTGGAGCGGTGAATATAAAATAATAGCCCGGGCTAATTCGGTAATAAACGGTGCAAAAGATGCCATTGCAATGATGAGCGATACAGCTAAACAGTTTTATGCAGAAGCCCGTGTACTAAGAGCTTACGCCTATTATAATCTCGTATCGGCGTTCGGCGACGTACCATTCTTTACCGCCCCAGTAACGCCGGAGCAATATACCGCCGGACGTACCCCCAAAGGAGATATAATAGATTTCCTTATCGAAGATCTCAACGAAGCAGCCGATCATCTTCCCTGGACCGGAGGGGAACGAGGCCGGGTAGACAAATCCGTTGCATACGGCTTGATCGCCCGTATAGGTCTGTTCGGTGGTAGTTTCAATATATCCAATAAAGGAGCAAGCTATTTCAGAGAAGCTGCTTCCGCTGCCAGCAAAGTTATGGGAAAACGACACCTGGCAAAAAATTTCTCCGACTTATTCAATCTTTCCGGTCAAGCTAAAAGTGATGTAAGGGATGAATTATTATGGGAACTTATGTATTCTACTAACGGTACAAAAAAATTACATACGGTAGGTTACGGGCATTCGTCCCGGAACTATGGATCATCGGTACGTTTCCCCAGCTCATTGATCGTAGATACTTACGAATGTATCGACGGAAAACGCATAGATGAATCTCCGCTTTACGATCCGAAACATCCGACCCGGAACAGAGACCCACGTTTCAATGCCACTTTGGCCGGACACGGCGATACAGTGAATTATACCAATACCGACGGCCAAAATCCCTTAAAACTTATTCTTAATATATACGATGACAAAACCCAGTTCTATCCTCGCAAAGGCAAATGGTACAATGCCGCAAACGTAGACGTTGTCACAACCAGTCCCTCTCTCGTAAATAATGGGGTAGGATATTTATGGCGTAAATATGCCGACGAAAATACCGAGCAGCTCATGAGTTCTTCCAGTAATTTGGCACTCATGCGTTATGCCGAAATACTTCTGACTTATGCAGAGGCAAAGATAGAACTTAACGAATTAAACGACTCCGTATACTCGGCGATTAATGAAGTCCGTAAACGTGTCGGAATGCCCCTCGTTCCGGATGCTATAAAGGGAGATCAAAACAAATTACGCCAATTGGTACGGCGTGAACGCAAAGTCGAGTTTGTTCTTGAAGGATTATTGTTCGTAGATGTTCGCCGCTGGGGTATTGGAGACATGCTTAACGAACACCCGACTTACGGTCAGCCTAAACCGGAAATCAGATATGAAGGATTGGAGGCGACCGACATTCCTTATTTCAAAACCGATGATCGGCACGACTTAAATGATATTCCTTCCTATGAAGGTTACAAAGATAAACTCAGGGTAAGGGACAGGAACAGGTATTGGGAACCCAAATTTACCTGGTGGCCTATTCCGCGTCTCGAAACGAACCGTGACCCGAATTTAACTAATCCCGACTATTAA
- a CDS encoding TonB-dependent receptor, with protein MKNFNSKALKLLSLLVLLFIAYPANAQYSVNITDKTIAQAIKIIEGSTDYKFFYAENLPDLTKRVSFKTVNKPIEAALENLFRGTRISYKISGQKQIVLSQKGAQASVNTPALTPSAGTYTVKGTVKGNDGEPLIGATVMSDNNNTGTSTDINGNYELQLTKPTTLTYAYIGYAPVKVKVNKSETKDVTLLGSDIQLDDVVVVGYGTQKKINLTGSVQSVNSDEILRRSVSTGSAALQGLVPGLTAVQSSGQPGADNASLKIRGLGSLNSSTAPLILIDGIEGDMNRIDLNSVESITVLKDASSASIYGSRASNGVILVTTKRGAEGKVKITFNGYAGFNEPTTLPTPTTAIEYMQAVDVARSNAHQDPLYTNTIEIYKNGGVDNINFYDTDWRKEVIKESAAIQNYSLSLSGGNDVVKLFASAGYFAQDGLIDNNKFTRTSLRVNTDTKVNKWLKVGVDVGIRQSTAKAPVMETAANIIGKALTMTPIMSGINADGTWGNGINGTNPIAMVRCGCTSNSTAPEYTARTTVSIDPFKGFNIFGAYTWKRADGETNAFVTPYKVFENGVSKGAFPTTGSSKSEQRTKSVTKQYNLQGTYEKDFHKNNIKILLGFQSEELNYNYLIAGRKNYYYDGYEELVNGDIKTMTNSSSKYAWAMLSYFFRVNYAFDNRYLLEVNGRYDGTSRFKKGHRWGFFPSVSAGWRISEESFFESAKEVVDNLKLRVSYGELGNQAISGYYPYASSIGSAADYGYWFDKQLSSGVAQIQLANADITWEKSKQFNAAIDAGLLNSRLNVTFDYYIRNITNMLQQFPVPLFVGMTSPWTNAGSMRNNGWELSISWNDRIGKFNYYVKGNLSDVKNKVIDLYGKEYVGTTTITKEGEQYNSWYGFIADGYFQDRDEINSSPVYGGNPKNVEPGYIKYKDISGEDGKPDGKIDDYDKTILGNPTPRYEFGLTLGGDWKGLDFSLFFQGVGKKDVYYSGAGARALSGNYTIYKYQLDYWTEDNRNAKFPLLLEDPSGTNPNNMISSFWVKSGAYCRLKNIVIGYTLPSKWVQKATLSKVRIYASAQNLFTIKNNFYEGFDPENSIGSGVSCYPLNKTFLFGLNVEF; from the coding sequence ATGAAAAATTTTAATTCAAAGGCACTCAAGCTATTGAGCCTTTTAGTATTATTATTTATTGCTTATCCAGCAAATGCTCAGTATTCGGTCAATATTACGGATAAGACAATTGCACAAGCAATCAAAATTATTGAAGGAAGCACCGATTATAAGTTCTTTTATGCAGAGAATTTACCTGACCTGACTAAAAGAGTCAGCTTCAAAACAGTAAATAAACCTATTGAAGCTGCTCTTGAGAATTTATTCAGAGGGACCCGCATCTCATATAAAATTAGCGGGCAGAAACAGATTGTACTTTCTCAAAAGGGTGCTCAAGCATCTGTAAACACTCCCGCTTTAACTCCATCTGCCGGGACCTATACCGTCAAAGGAACCGTCAAGGGAAATGATGGAGAACCGCTGATCGGAGCCACCGTCATGTCCGATAATAACAACACCGGAACTTCTACCGACATAAACGGCAACTACGAATTGCAATTAACAAAACCCACGACACTAACTTATGCTTATATAGGCTATGCACCCGTGAAAGTCAAAGTGAATAAATCAGAAACAAAAGATGTTACTTTACTGGGATCCGACATTCAGTTAGACGATGTCGTAGTCGTAGGATATGGTACACAGAAGAAAATAAATCTTACTGGATCAGTACAGAGTGTCAATAGTGATGAAATTCTCAGACGCAGCGTTTCTACCGGTTCCGCCGCACTGCAAGGATTAGTTCCGGGACTTACAGCCGTTCAATCTTCCGGGCAACCGGGGGCGGACAACGCTTCTCTCAAGATCCGGGGGTTAGGTTCTCTTAATTCATCGACGGCTCCATTAATATTAATCGATGGGATAGAAGGAGATATGAACCGTATCGACCTGAATTCGGTAGAATCCATTACCGTATTAAAAGATGCATCCTCGGCCTCGATATACGGTTCCAGAGCCTCGAACGGAGTAATATTGGTGACAACCAAACGAGGGGCTGAAGGGAAAGTAAAAATAACATTCAACGGCTACGCCGGATTTAATGAACCCACGACTCTGCCTACCCCAACTACAGCAATAGAATATATGCAAGCCGTAGATGTGGCACGCAGTAACGCACATCAGGACCCATTATATACCAATACTATTGAAATATACAAAAACGGCGGAGTAGATAATATCAACTTCTACGACACGGACTGGAGAAAAGAAGTTATCAAAGAAAGTGCGGCCATTCAAAACTATTCACTTAGTCTTAGCGGAGGAAATGACGTAGTAAAACTTTTCGCTTCAGCCGGATATTTCGCTCAGGACGGACTAATCGATAATAATAAATTTACACGTACTTCTCTTCGTGTAAACACCGATACGAAAGTTAACAAATGGTTAAAAGTTGGAGTAGATGTAGGAATACGCCAATCTACGGCAAAAGCCCCCGTAATGGAAACAGCGGCCAATATTATAGGAAAAGCGCTGACGATGACTCCTATCATGTCGGGTATCAATGCCGACGGCACGTGGGGTAACGGTATCAACGGTACAAATCCCATCGCCATGGTGCGATGCGGATGCACAAGTAACAGTACCGCTCCTGAATACACCGCCCGAACGACAGTATCCATCGATCCTTTCAAAGGGTTCAATATCTTCGGAGCATACACATGGAAACGCGCAGACGGTGAAACCAACGCTTTTGTAACCCCCTACAAAGTATTTGAAAACGGAGTATCAAAAGGAGCATTTCCGACTACAGGCTCATCGAAATCGGAGCAGAGAACAAAAAGCGTTACCAAACAATATAATCTGCAAGGTACTTATGAGAAAGATTTTCATAAAAACAACATAAAAATATTACTCGGATTCCAAAGTGAAGAATTGAATTACAACTATTTAATCGCCGGACGTAAAAATTATTATTACGACGGATATGAAGAATTGGTAAATGGCGATATCAAAACCATGACAAATTCCAGTTCGAAATATGCATGGGCCATGCTATCCTATTTTTTCAGAGTAAATTATGCGTTCGATAACAGATATTTATTGGAAGTCAACGGACGTTATGACGGAACCTCCAGATTCAAAAAAGGACATCGCTGGGGCTTTTTCCCTTCGGTATCTGCAGGATGGAGAATATCCGAAGAAAGTTTCTTTGAATCGGCAAAAGAAGTTGTAGATAATCTGAAACTCAGGGTATCCTACGGAGAATTAGGTAACCAGGCCATTAGCGGTTATTATCCATATGCCTCATCCATAGGAAGTGCCGCAGATTACGGATATTGGTTTGACAAACAATTATCGTCCGGTGTTGCACAAATACAATTAGCGAATGCGGACATCACATGGGAAAAATCAAAACAATTTAATGCGGCTATCGATGCAGGATTATTAAATAGCCGCCTGAATGTGACTTTCGATTATTACATCCGGAATATTACCAATATGTTGCAGCAATTCCCCGTCCCTCTATTCGTGGGAATGACTTCACCCTGGACAAATGCAGGCTCCATGAGAAACAACGGATGGGAGCTTTCCATATCATGGAATGACCGTATAGGTAAATTCAATTATTATGTAAAAGGAAATCTCTCCGATGTAAAGAATAAAGTAATCGACTTATACGGAAAAGAATATGTAGGAACTACAACCATAACTAAAGAAGGCGAACAGTATAACTCCTGGTACGGATTTATTGCCGATGGTTATTTCCAGGACAGAGACGAAATAAACAGCTCTCCGGTATATGGCGGAAACCCAAAAAATGTAGAACCCGGCTATATCAAATATAAGGATATTAGCGGAGAAGACGGTAAACCGGACGGAAAAATTGATGATTACGACAAGACCATATTAGGTAACCCCACTCCGCGATATGAATTCGGACTGACATTAGGAGGAGACTGGAAAGGTCTGGACTTTTCACTATTCTTTCAGGGTGTGGGTAAAAAGGATGTATATTATTCCGGAGCAGGAGCCCGGGCTTTATCCGGTAATTATACGATATATAAATACCAGTTGGATTACTGGACAGAAGATAACCGTAATGCCAAATTCCCGTTATTGCTCGAAGACCCCAGCGGAACAAATCCAAACAATATGATATCCAGTTTCTGGGTGAAAAGCGGAGCATACTGCCGTTTAAAAAACATAGTGATAGGATATACCCTTCCCTCTAAATGGGTACAAAAAGCAACCTTGTCCAAAGTGAGAATTTATGCCAGTGCACAAAATCTGTTCACAATAAAAAATAACTTCTATGAAGGATTCGATCCTGAAAACAGCATCGGGTCGGGAGTAAGCTGCTATCCATTGAATAAAACCTTTTTGTTCGGACTTAATGTAGAATTTTAA
- a CDS encoding FecR family protein: MDRKRIKYLITNLFTGSSSMSERAEMAKWINSEEAEQTSKEVWESVSNDIDNTIKKNIWNNIQSHLKSEPNDISIPQCIHKHKSHYILKIAAFIAVILCSTFISLILLYNNHFIGNKESAKNNIYSFEVASGQKGHIRLADGTVVYLNSASKISFTGDYNLEKRTIDLDGEAYFEVAKNPDKKFIVSCNGIEVEALGTEFNVKAYSTDSIITTTLAKGKVKVYSEKQSITLYPKDVATYNLKRQTIKSSTVDDISVADYWRSGQLIFDAEPLSSIAQTMERMYNVKINIKDERLKNMKFTGTIQNNSLNNVMHIISLSYPLMYTITDSIIIISTQNKELKNYNSKKQSANI, translated from the coding sequence ATGGATAGGAAACGTATAAAATATCTGATTACAAATCTGTTTACAGGTTCTTCTTCTATGTCAGAACGTGCCGAAATGGCAAAATGGATTAACTCCGAAGAGGCCGAACAGACAAGCAAAGAAGTATGGGAAAGCGTTTCCAACGACATCGATAATACGATCAAAAAAAACATTTGGAATAATATACAATCCCATTTAAAATCCGAACCTAACGATATATCAATCCCCCAATGCATCCATAAACACAAGAGCCATTACATATTAAAAATTGCAGCTTTCATAGCTGTTATTTTATGCTCAACTTTTATTTCTCTCATATTATTATACAATAATCATTTCATTGGTAATAAAGAAAGTGCAAAAAATAATATCTACAGTTTTGAAGTAGCATCAGGACAAAAAGGGCACATACGTCTGGCAGATGGCACAGTAGTATATCTCAACTCGGCATCTAAAATATCATTTACAGGCGATTATAATTTAGAAAAGCGAACCATTGACTTAGATGGAGAAGCATATTTCGAAGTTGCTAAAAATCCTGATAAAAAATTTATTGTTTCATGCAACGGGATAGAAGTAGAAGCATTAGGAACCGAATTCAATGTAAAAGCTTACTCTACCGATAGTATCATCACTACGACCCTGGCCAAAGGTAAGGTTAAAGTATACAGTGAAAAACAAAGTATAACACTCTATCCTAAAGATGTAGCCACCTATAATCTGAAACGTCAAACTATCAAATCATCTACTGTCGATGATATTTCTGTCGCAGACTATTGGAGATCGGGGCAGCTTATTTTCGATGCAGAACCTCTTTCTTCTATCGCACAAACCATGGAAAGAATGTATAACGTAAAGATCAATATTAAAGACGAAAGACTGAAAAACATGAAATTTACCGGGACTATTCAAAATAATTCGTTGAATAACGTCATGCACATCATAAGCCTGAGTTATCCTCTTATGTATACGATAACCGACTCCATAATAATCATTTCAACTCAAAATAAAGAGCTAAAAAATTATAACTCAAAAAAACAATCAGCCAATATTTAA
- a CDS encoding RNA polymerase sigma factor: protein MNKQINIESFISGNIDTFESLYNSYVGKIFNYINSFICNPDIAKDITQNTFLQLWNSRNNLNTDGNIEGYIYSISRNLLFQEIRRLNIMKNYAAYIQEETKKEEYPQIEETLSRDMIEQQILSLLVELPEARRKIFLMRWSHGLSNKEIAQKLSISEKTVSTQIHRTVSFLKSKIGSIFITIILLSSTIF, encoded by the coding sequence ATGAATAAACAAATCAATATAGAATCCTTTATCTCGGGCAATATAGATACATTTGAGTCTCTGTACAATAGCTATGTAGGAAAAATCTTCAACTATATAAATTCTTTCATCTGTAACCCCGATATCGCGAAAGATATTACACAAAACACATTTCTTCAATTATGGAATTCACGGAATAACCTGAATACAGATGGAAATATAGAAGGTTATATATATTCTATCTCCCGAAATTTACTATTCCAGGAAATACGTCGGCTGAATATCATGAAGAATTACGCCGCTTATATACAAGAGGAGACAAAAAAAGAGGAATATCCACAAATTGAGGAAACTCTTTCCCGGGATATGATCGAACAACAAATTCTTTCTTTACTGGTAGAATTACCTGAAGCCCGCCGTAAAATTTTTCTGATGAGATGGAGCCATGGCCTGTCAAATAAAGAAATTGCACAAAAACTATCCATTTCAGAAAAAACAGTTTCAACTCAAATACATCGCACGGTGAGCTTTTTGAAATCCAAAATAGGATCCATATTTATAACTATCATACTACTCTCTTCAACAATTTTCTAA